The Tenebrio molitor chromosome 3, icTenMoli1.1, whole genome shotgun sequence genome contains a region encoding:
- the LOC138125424 gene encoding protein Tob1-like codes for MHIEVQVALNFVISYLYNKLPRRRVNIFGEELEKALKDKFQGHWYPDKPFKGSAFRCLKTGDPIDKVLERAARESGVPIQDILENLPQELAVWVDPGEVSYRIGEKGAVKVLFSDKSDPQDENSADREVTKTFNPEAQCFRPIESVSCSLNNLSLSPKSITPFTANAQTAAVGSQLAAVPVSQPNQTITNTINHLTSPSAAPSPTSLGNSYKGSPSPVPAFIPRTTTPLTFTTATFAQTKFGSTKLKTSSKRANRMSPTEFSNYIKQRAMQQQLHQQPPHHSPSGRALSPDPSAYYFPHGPYGPQFPHRSMFESSNQFLSPDLYSGKLPFEHTPLGPYYPNNGAVGAPPSAPATPQDSGKLIDNNWPYPTTGQYQHLLVAN; via the exons ATGCATATAGAAGTACAAGTAGCTTTGAATTTCGTAATATCGTACCTGTACAACAAACTTCCTAGAAGACGAGTGAACATATTCGGTGAAGAATTAGAAAAAGCTTTAAAAGACAAATTCCAAGGGCACTGGTACCCGGACAAGCCGTTCAAAGGGTCGGCGTTCCGGTGCCTGAAGACCGGCGACCCGATCGACAAGGTGTTGGAGAGGGCGGCGCGCGAGAGCGGCGTCCCCATCCAGGACATCCTCGAGAACCTCCCCCAGGAGCTGGCGGTGTGGGTGGACCCTGGCGAGGTGAGCTACCGCATCGGCGAGAAAGGTGCCGTCAAGGTGCTCTTCAGCGACAAGAGCGACCCGCAGGATGAGAACTCGGCCGATAGGGAGGTCACCAAGACGTTCAACCCCGAAGCTCAGTGCTTCAGACCGATCGAGTCGGTCAGTTGCAGCCTGAACAACCTCAGTCTTTCACCAAAGTCCATCACTCCGTTCACTGCGAACGCCCAAACGGCAGCAGTAGGATCACAATTGGCGGCGGTGCCGGTTTCGCAACCCAACCAGACCATCACCAATACCATCAACCACTTAACTTCGCCCTCGGCGGCACCTTCGCCAACGTCATTGGGGAATTCCTACAAAGGATCGCCTTCGCCAGTACCCGCTTTCATACCCAGGACCACTACGCCACTCACCTTCACTACAGCCACATTTGCTCAAACTAAGTTCGGAAGCACCAAACTAAAGACGAGCAGCAAACGAGCCAATCG AATGTCTCCTACCGAATTCTCCAATTACATCAAGCAGCGCGCAATGCAGCAGCAACTCCACCAACAGCCCCCGCATCATTCACCGAGCGGTCGCGCCCTCTCGCCTGACCCCTCAGCCTACTACTTCCCCCACGGTCCGTACGGTCCACAGTTCCCCCATCGTTCCATGTTCGAGTCTTCCAACCAGTTCCTGAGCCCCGACCTGTACTCCGGCAAACTGCCCTTCGAGCACACACCCCTCGGTCCGTACTACCCCAATAACGGGGCCGTCGGTGCGCCGCCCTCCGCCCCGGCAACGCCGCAAGACAGCGGGAAGTTAATCGACAACAACTGGCCGTACCCCACCACCGGCCAGTATCAGCACCTTCTGGTGGCCAACTGA